Below is a window of Allomuricauda ruestringensis DSM 13258 DNA.
ATGATTTTTTATGTTTTGTTCGTATAAGGTAATCCAATCTTGCGGCGTCATTTTTTGGCAAAGTTTGGCAATCAGCGTGTAAGGTATCTTATTGATGTTCTTGAATCGAATACAGCTTTTGCCCATATCCAATTTTGTGTTCACATGCCTGGGATATTCGGCAACAAACCAATCCAACAATGCTTTGTTGGAATAAATGCCCATGTGGTAAAGTGCTATAAATTTTTTTTGTGAAGCAATGTTGATAAAGGGAAGAGGCAGTTTTGGGTCGCAATGATACCCATCCGGATGCAAGGAGTGCGGTACTACAAAACCAATCATTTTGTAATTGATACATTCCTCGAAACCTTTTGGCAAGTTGCTTTTTATGGTCTCCCGAAGTTTGGAAACAGCTGCTTTGCGTTCCTCGGGCAACTTTTCAATGTATTCGTCCGGTACTTTGGCAAACATGGTCATATCTGGTCAGTTTTTTGTAAAATACCAGAGCCAAAAGTAGGATAGCAAAGATTTATAAAGTTAACAAAATCTTTCTTTGACTTTGTCGACAATGGTCTGGGCCAATTTTTCCTTGCTTTCCACCGTCCAACCCGCTACGTGTGGAGTAAGCAGTACATTTTTGGCCTTGCGTAAATATTTAAAAGCCTTGGGCTTTTGCACAAACATGTTCTCAAAGGACTTTTTCTCATATTCCAACACATCCAGTCCGGCACCGAGTACTTTTCCAGATTTTAAGCCTTTCACCAAATCCTTGGTCATCACACATTTGCCACGGGCGGTATTCAACAACCAAAAAGGTTTATGGAACCCTTCGATGAATTCCATATTCACCATGCCTACGGTTTGTTCGGTCTCGGGAACGTGTAAACTAACCACATCCGAGCGTTGCTGAAATTCCATGATTCCAACCTGACGGGCATTTTCGTCACCAACGCCTCCAACAATATCATAACAGATTACCTCTACATCAAAACCACGTAGTTTTTTGGCGAAGGCCTTGCCCATATTACCATAGCCAATGATTCCCACGGTTTTGCCATCCAATTCCACACCACGGTTGGCTTCGCGTTTCCACGTTCCTTTTTTTACCTGGCGGTTGGCCTTGCACATATTGTTCATAAGGGAGAGCAACATGCCCAAAGTATGTTCGCCTACGGCATTTCGGTTTCCTTCCGGGGCCGATGCAAGAAATACTTTTTTAAATTTGGCGTGTTCCACATCAATATTTTCCAATCCTGCGCCCACCCTTCCAATAAACTTAAGATTGGTAGCCTTGTCCAAAAACTGTTGGTCTATGGTAAACCTGCTTCGGATAATGATTCCATCGTACAAATGAATCTTTTCTTCTACTTGCTCTTTGGTCGAAGTGTAATCTTCGTGATTTTCGAACCCAAGTTCTGCAAATTGTTCAATAAGCAGCTGGTGATTGGTGTCTAGGTGGAGAACTTTCATGGGGGCAAATATACAATTCCTAGATTTTCGGGTAGTGGGTCTGTGTTTTTTCGTGTTGAAGGTTGCCAGTATGCGCCGTACCCATCTTTTCAAAAAGAAGCACGTGGACTTCCTCGCCATTTTTGGTCATGGGATTATGTTCGACCCCTTTGGGAACTACAATTATTTCTCC
It encodes the following:
- a CDS encoding 2-hydroxyacid dehydrogenase, with protein sequence MKVLHLDTNHQLLIEQFAELGFENHEDYTSTKEQVEEKIHLYDGIIIRSRFTIDQQFLDKATNLKFIGRVGAGLENIDVEHAKFKKVFLASAPEGNRNAVGEHTLGMLLSLMNNMCKANRQVKKGTWKREANRGVELDGKTVGIIGYGNMGKAFAKKLRGFDVEVICYDIVGGVGDENARQVGIMEFQQRSDVVSLHVPETEQTVGMVNMEFIEGFHKPFWLLNTARGKCVMTKDLVKGLKSGKVLGAGLDVLEYEKKSFENMFVQKPKAFKYLRKAKNVLLTPHVAGWTVESKEKLAQTIVDKVKERFC
- a CDS encoding DUF1801 domain-containing protein; its protein translation is MTMFAKVPDEYIEKLPEERKAAVSKLRETIKSNLPKGFEECINYKMIGFVVPHSLHPDGYHCDPKLPLPFINIASQKKFIALYHMGIYSNKALLDWFVAEYPRHVNTKLDMGKSCIRFKNINKIPYTLIAKLCQKMTPQDWITLYEQNIKNHEK